The Deinococcus koreensis genome window below encodes:
- a CDS encoding GGDEF domain-containing protein, whose amino-acid sequence MSWERSQRRMFLLAVALMIMASGAALLIQSPDIDPLDAWALPLMAGLLLALQGLLASRRIGLTAAFQSAYLSGAGYLLLALNHQFSVMPAGTGTLMESTYWFAVLYATAFLAYPARQATLVTTSILTLAALICGWHLLAGTAPAPPARLMGSVIQFLLTGAVLVVMHGTMGVQYRRLMATRLAAYTDVLTGLANRRAAEERLATLAHEQTPFTLVLFDLDHFKRVNDVHGHATGDKVLRGVGGSARRHLPAGGLAARWGGEEFLLILPPLSDQDVQVMLETLRQELRHQSHGAVSGVTACFGVATAESGEHPDHVLARADAAMYSAKAQGRNDIRLAARAAGQGAGTGLPAAPSTAALVTSLAATPAPATAATYAAASHGEDEAAREHGLERIGLG is encoded by the coding sequence ATGTCCTGGGAGCGCAGCCAGCGCCGGATGTTCCTGCTGGCGGTGGCCCTGATGATCATGGCCAGCGGCGCCGCGCTGCTGATTCAAAGCCCTGATATCGACCCGCTGGACGCCTGGGCGCTGCCGCTGATGGCGGGCCTGCTGCTGGCTCTCCAGGGGCTGCTCGCCAGTCGCCGGATCGGCCTGACCGCGGCCTTCCAGTCGGCCTACCTGAGCGGAGCGGGGTACCTGCTGCTGGCCCTGAACCACCAGTTCAGCGTGATGCCCGCAGGCACCGGCACCCTGATGGAGAGCACCTACTGGTTCGCGGTGCTGTATGCCACCGCCTTCCTGGCGTATCCGGCCCGGCAGGCGACGCTGGTCACCACCTCGATCCTGACCCTGGCGGCGCTGATCTGTGGCTGGCACCTGCTGGCCGGAACCGCACCCGCGCCGCCGGCCCGACTCATGGGCTCGGTCATCCAGTTCCTGCTCACGGGGGCGGTGCTGGTGGTCATGCACGGCACCATGGGCGTGCAGTACCGCCGCCTGATGGCCACGCGCCTGGCCGCCTACACCGATGTCCTGACCGGACTCGCCAACCGCCGCGCCGCCGAGGAGCGGCTGGCGACGCTGGCCCACGAGCAGACGCCGTTCACGCTGGTGCTGTTCGACCTCGACCACTTCAAGCGGGTCAACGACGTCCACGGCCACGCCACCGGGGACAAGGTGCTGCGCGGCGTCGGCGGCAGCGCCCGGCGGCACCTGCCGGCTGGGGGCCTGGCCGCGCGCTGGGGGGGTGAGGAGTTTCTCCTGATCCTGCCGCCGCTGAGCGATCAGGATGTCCAGGTCATGCTCGAAACGCTGCGACAGGAGCTCAGGCACCAGTCCCACGGTGCGGTCAGCGGCGTCACCGCCTGTTTCGGGGTGGCCACCGCCGAGAGCGGCGAGCACCCGGATCACGTGCTGGCCCGCGCCGACGCCGCGATGTACAGCGCCAAGGCCCAGGGCCGCAACGATATCCGACTGGCGGCGCGGGCCGCCGGGCAGGGAGCGGGCACGGGGCTTCCGGCAGCCCCCTCCACAGCGGCACTGGTCACCTCTCTGGCCGCCACCCCGGCCCCGGCCACCGCAGCGACCTACGCCGCAGCGTCACACGGCGAGGACGAGGCCGCCCGGGAACACGGCCTGGAGCGCATCGGCCTGGGCTGA
- a CDS encoding response regulator, with protein sequence MRPMAYTILVADDEPAIRTMLEVILSADGHEIVAVADGKAALDYLREHTPDVMLLDIKMPHMDGFEICSRVKRIKRLRGIPVLLLTGFDDDQTRDHAKLVGADDIVYKPLSGKNLRGRVNQLVEARRR encoded by the coding sequence ATGCGTCCCATGGCGTATACCATCCTCGTCGCAGATGACGAACCGGCCATCCGCACCATGCTGGAGGTCATTCTGTCAGCGGACGGGCACGAGATCGTGGCAGTGGCCGACGGCAAGGCCGCGCTGGACTACCTCCGTGAGCACACCCCGGACGTGATGCTGCTGGACATCAAGATGCCGCACATGGACGGCTTCGAGATCTGCTCGCGTGTCAAGCGGATTAAGCGGCTGCGGGGCATCCCCGTGCTGCTTCTCACCGGCTTCGACGATGATCAGACGCGCGACCATGCCAAACTGGTGGGCGCAGACGATATTGTGTACAAGCCGCTGTCCGGCAAGAACCTGCGCGGGCGTGTGAATCAACTGGTCGAGGCCCGCCGACGCTGA
- a CDS encoding transglycosylase domain-containing protein — MIFVVRFLKFFTSFLLAALIAALGVVATYGTKWWRELPDYRELDNLTRSLGAETRVYARDNTPLGSLIPRIGEQAISRTLVNLNEISPFMVAALISNEDRRFFEHYGLDPYGLGRQVQRLARGDSVQGGSTLTNQLIKNTLLLQEYQQSRSADRKFKEWLLSVQVERTFTKEEILQNYLNTIYWGDGGPVELYGVYSAAQAYFRTTPKNLTLAQSAYLTVLVPRAGRYFDYPAVRPLIKTLLGRMVEDRWITQAQADAAWREKLQPRGWQVSYDDAGKILSAKLVDRTQKELKAVTTTRAPHFMGQVTLELERRFGRDKVYGAGGLRVYTTLDPKVQNAVEKASRDTTYLPPGATLAATVVDPYTGEVLGMIGQKLRGDAPPADWNNAAQGQRQIGSTIKPLLYTTALSTGLSQSHEEDDKPVSYPCEGCKNGVYEPKNFEGADQNRAMTIREALNRSLNRVTVRLADRIGLQTFFGKLRALGIPPNDGTGLAASLGAVETTPIKMAAAYAPYVNGGLYRAPRYISRVTTARGEVLYDAVNDPVRPTRVWTPQVAYLGLDMIRGVVNDWTEAQGGLAARAKFGEWPVAGKTGTSNEVKDLWFVGTTPLYTGAVWVGKQQGGGNPDYYYSGQVAAPIWKRMMELAHQGQTVRQFSEPPGIQYADSPDPGRLPGVKIAMLDPNYRDAANTELQADAPVPTQYRETSYTGPSSDPLTVVISVDRETNRQATEFTPPENIVSRRVYVEQLPAYAPDPNPAPLKDEKPDPQAVKAANSQGQAPETAPAPAAKPKP; from the coding sequence GTGATCTTTGTCGTTCGATTCCTGAAATTTTTCACCTCCTTCCTGTTGGCCGCGTTGATCGCCGCGCTGGGCGTGGTCGCCACCTACGGCACCAAGTGGTGGCGCGAACTCCCGGACTACCGTGAACTGGACAACCTGACCCGCTCGCTGGGCGCCGAGACCCGCGTCTATGCCCGCGACAACACGCCGCTGGGCTCGCTCATTCCCCGGATCGGGGAGCAGGCGATCAGCCGCACGCTGGTGAACCTGAACGAGATCAGCCCCTTCATGGTGGCGGCCCTGATCAGCAACGAGGATCGGCGCTTCTTCGAGCATTACGGCCTCGACCCCTACGGTCTGGGCCGGCAGGTGCAGCGCCTGGCGCGCGGAGACTCGGTGCAGGGCGGCAGCACGCTGACCAACCAGCTCATCAAGAACACCCTGCTGCTGCAGGAATACCAGCAGTCGCGCTCGGCCGACCGTAAGTTCAAGGAGTGGCTGCTGAGCGTGCAGGTGGAGCGCACCTTCACCAAGGAAGAGATCCTCCAGAACTACCTGAACACCATCTACTGGGGAGACGGCGGCCCGGTCGAGCTGTACGGCGTGTACTCGGCGGCGCAGGCCTACTTCCGCACCACGCCCAAGAACCTCACGCTGGCCCAGAGCGCCTACCTGACCGTGCTGGTGCCGCGGGCCGGGCGCTACTTCGACTACCCGGCGGTTCGTCCGCTGATCAAGACCCTGCTGGGCCGCATGGTCGAGGACAGGTGGATCACGCAGGCGCAGGCCGACGCCGCGTGGCGCGAAAAGCTGCAGCCCCGCGGCTGGCAGGTCAGCTACGACGATGCGGGCAAGATCCTCAGCGCCAAGCTGGTCGACCGCACCCAGAAAGAACTCAAGGCGGTCACGACCACGAGGGCGCCGCACTTCATGGGACAGGTCACGCTGGAACTCGAACGCCGTTTCGGCCGCGACAAGGTCTACGGAGCGGGCGGTCTGCGGGTGTACACAACCCTTGATCCAAAGGTGCAGAACGCGGTCGAGAAGGCCAGCCGGGACACGACCTATCTGCCTCCGGGTGCCACCCTGGCCGCCACGGTCGTCGACCCCTACACCGGCGAGGTGCTGGGCATGATCGGTCAGAAGCTGCGCGGCGACGCGCCGCCCGCCGACTGGAACAACGCCGCGCAGGGCCAGCGCCAGATCGGCTCGACCATCAAGCCGCTGCTGTACACCACAGCCCTCTCGACTGGCCTGAGCCAGAGCCACGAGGAAGACGACAAGCCGGTAAGTTACCCCTGCGAGGGCTGCAAGAACGGGGTATACGAACCCAAGAACTTTGAGGGCGCCGATCAGAACCGGGCCATGACCATCCGCGAGGCGCTGAATCGCTCTCTGAACCGCGTAACCGTTCGCCTCGCCGACCGGATCGGCCTGCAGACCTTCTTCGGCAAGCTGCGGGCGCTGGGCATCCCCCCTAACGATGGCACGGGCCTCGCGGCCTCGCTAGGCGCGGTGGAGACCACGCCGATCAAGATGGCGGCCGCCTACGCTCCCTACGTGAACGGCGGGCTGTACAGAGCGCCGCGCTACATCTCGCGCGTGACCACCGCCCGTGGCGAGGTGCTCTACGACGCCGTGAACGACCCGGTACGCCCAACCCGCGTATGGACACCCCAGGTGGCTTATTTGGGCCTGGACATGATCAGGGGCGTCGTGAACGACTGGACGGAGGCGCAGGGCGGGCTGGCCGCGCGCGCCAAGTTCGGTGAGTGGCCGGTGGCGGGCAAGACCGGCACCAGCAACGAGGTCAAGGATCTGTGGTTCGTGGGCACCACACCGCTGTACACCGGCGCCGTGTGGGTGGGCAAGCAGCAGGGCGGCGGCAATCCCGACTACTACTATTCGGGCCAGGTGGCTGCGCCCATCTGGAAACGCATGATGGAACTCGCGCACCAGGGTCAGACCGTGCGCCAGTTCAGCGAGCCGCCGGGCATCCAGTACGCCGACTCGCCCGATCCGGGCCGGCTGCCGGGCGTGAAAATCGCCATGCTCGACCCGAACTACCGCGACGCCGCCAACACGGAACTCCAGGCCGACGCGCCCGTGCCCACCCAGTACCGCGAAACCAGCTACACCGGGCCGTCCAGCGATCCCCTGACCGTGGTGATCAGCGTCGACCGGGAGACCAACCGGCAGGCCACCGAGTTCACGCCGCCGGAAAACATCGTCTCGCGCCGGGTGTATGTCGAGCAGCTGCCCGCCTACGCGCCCGACCCCAACCCCGCGCCCCTGAAGGACGAGAAGCCCGATCCGCAGGCCGTGAAGGCGGCGAACAGCCAGGGGCAGGCTCCAGAAACCGCGCCGGCACCTGCAGCCAAACCCAAACCCTGA
- a CDS encoding penicillin-binding protein — protein sequence MTLRRAPLLTLLLTLGATPAEARVRLGELLPAHPWTASGREIVVVYSHDCGDLGALWQAILHSGLTVRAVNAEDVPAEAPQGVNVWRGAEATAFARKLRVGTYPAVLLVQGDRILNAWEGTFTGKLE from the coding sequence ATGACCCTGCGGCGTGCGCCCCTCCTGACCCTGCTCCTGACCCTGGGGGCCACTCCGGCCGAGGCCCGCGTGCGGCTGGGCGAGCTGCTGCCGGCGCATCCCTGGACGGCCAGCGGGCGCGAGATCGTGGTGGTGTACAGCCACGACTGCGGCGACCTGGGGGCGCTCTGGCAGGCGATCCTGCACAGCGGCCTCACGGTGCGCGCCGTGAACGCCGAGGACGTCCCCGCCGAGGCGCCCCAGGGCGTGAACGTCTGGCGGGGCGCGGAGGCCACCGCGTTCGCGCGCAAGCTGCGGGTGGGCACCTACCCGGCCGTGCTGCTGGTGCAGGGCGACCGCATCCTGAACGCCTGGGAAGGGACATTCACCGGAAAGCTGGAGTAA
- a CDS encoding Clp protease N-terminal domain-containing protein, which translates to MQRYDDRARLVFHFAREESEATGEHRVSPAHLLLALLRTEGGAGELLAAAGASLTDWRGALKAQAPAGPRPSSDAPMITPDARRVMETAAELARRQRSVVVAPQHILLALLTLAQKEAAGDLRRLLARLPTPLEVLRERVLALPLPAADSRREGLTEESLRALREMIQRAQEADFRSPEVPSRAEILGIILTSGAEPLLGDLEPLVYGRLTGETVDEAEKHLLLTQLLALALHRSA; encoded by the coding sequence GTGCAGCGCTACGACGACCGGGCCCGGCTGGTCTTCCACTTCGCCCGCGAGGAGAGTGAGGCCACTGGCGAACACCGTGTCTCGCCCGCGCACCTGCTGCTGGCCCTGCTCCGGACGGAGGGCGGCGCGGGCGAGCTGCTGGCCGCCGCGGGCGCCTCGCTGACCGACTGGCGTGGAGCGCTGAAGGCCCAGGCGCCCGCCGGGCCACGGCCGTCGAGCGACGCCCCCATGATCACCCCGGACGCCCGGCGGGTCATGGAGACAGCGGCAGAGCTGGCGCGGCGCCAGAGATCCGTCGTGGTGGCGCCCCAGCACATCCTGCTCGCGCTGCTGACCCTGGCCCAGAAGGAGGCTGCCGGGGATCTCCGCCGGCTCCTGGCGCGGCTGCCCACCCCCCTGGAGGTGCTGCGGGAGCGGGTGCTGGCGCTGCCCCTCCCCGCAGCCGACTCCCGGCGTGAGGGACTGACGGAGGAGTCGCTGAGGGCTCTCAGGGAGATGATCCAGCGCGCCCAGGAGGCAGACTTCCGGTCGCCGGAGGTTCCCAGCCGGGCCGAGATCCTGGGGATCATCCTGACCTCCGGGGCGGAGCCGCTGCTGGGCGATCTGGAGCCGCTGGTGTACGGGCGGCTGACGGGCGAGACCGTGGACGAGGCCGAAAAGCACCTGCTCCTGACCCAGCTGCTGGCCCTGGCCCTCCACCGTTCGGCCTGA
- a CDS encoding cytochrome c biogenesis CcdA family protein: protein MTAPSSPTLTVAFLAGLISFLSPCVLPLVPSYLGVIGGARAPLLRALGFVLGFGLVFIALGATASTLGALLSPHKILLGQLSAVLIIFFGLVMLGVIHLPFLMRDTRALAHAGGYGPVALGAAFAFGWSPCLGPALGSILGLAASSASLSSGVGLLAAYTLGLAVPFLLAALLWHRLNLRRLNRYAGVFEKVGGAVLVVVGVLMLTGQFTRLASFFYEVMPAWLRL, encoded by the coding sequence ATGACCGCCCCCTCCTCGCCCACGCTGACCGTGGCGTTCCTGGCGGGCCTGATCTCGTTTCTGAGCCCCTGCGTGCTGCCGCTGGTGCCCTCCTACCTGGGCGTGATCGGAGGGGCGCGGGCGCCGCTGCTGCGGGCGCTGGGCTTCGTGCTGGGCTTCGGGCTGGTGTTCATCGCGCTGGGGGCCACCGCCAGTACGCTGGGCGCGCTGCTCTCGCCGCACAAGATCCTGCTGGGGCAGCTGTCGGCCGTGCTGATCATCTTCTTCGGGCTGGTGATGCTGGGCGTGATCCACCTGCCCTTCCTGATGAGGGACACGCGGGCCCTGGCCCACGCGGGCGGCTACGGGCCGGTGGCCCTGGGCGCGGCTTTCGCCTTCGGCTGGAGCCCGTGCCTGGGCCCGGCCCTGGGCAGCATCCTGGGACTGGCGGCGAGTTCGGCCAGCCTGAGCAGCGGCGTGGGCCTGCTGGCGGCCTACACCCTGGGGCTGGCGGTGCCCTTCCTGCTGGCCGCGCTGCTGTGGCACCGGCTCAACCTGCGCCGGCTCAACCGCTACGCCGGGGTCTTCGAGAAGGTGGGCGGCGCGGTGCTGGTGGTGGTCGGCGTGCTGATGCTGACCGGGCAGTTCACCCGTCTGGCCTCGTTCTTCTACGAGGTGATGCCCGCATGGCTGAGGCTGTAG
- the ccmA gene encoding heme ABC exporter ATP-binding protein CcmA yields the protein MPERPVPGGAPPPDALQLRDLWLRLGREVILRGVNLDVPAGQGVTLLGENGAGKTTLLRVLASGLKPTRGEGRVLGFDLRDARSVRDAVHLMPVDAGLYPDLSCAENLHFALQMHGQAGDVAGALGRVNLAGVGARRVRFLSAGMRKRLALARAWLLARPVTLVDEPFANLDDSGRALARELLGELRERGVTLVIAAHEPELARAIAPRALRLSGGVLVEA from the coding sequence GTGCCTGAGCGACCTGTGCCCGGAGGCGCGCCCCCACCCGACGCCCTGCAGCTGCGCGACCTCTGGCTGCGGCTGGGCCGCGAGGTCATCCTGCGTGGGGTGAATCTGGACGTGCCCGCCGGACAGGGCGTGACCCTGCTCGGGGAGAACGGGGCCGGCAAGACCACGCTGCTGCGGGTGCTGGCCTCGGGGCTGAAGCCCACGCGCGGCGAGGGCCGGGTGCTGGGCTTCGACCTGCGCGACGCGCGCTCGGTACGCGACGCCGTCCACCTGATGCCGGTCGACGCCGGGCTGTACCCGGATCTGAGCTGCGCCGAGAACCTGCACTTCGCCCTGCAGATGCACGGCCAGGCGGGCGATGTGGCCGGAGCGCTGGGGCGGGTCAATCTGGCGGGCGTGGGGGCGCGGCGGGTGCGTTTCCTGTCGGCGGGGATGCGCAAGCGGCTGGCCCTGGCCCGCGCGTGGCTGCTGGCCCGGCCCGTGACCCTGGTCGACGAACCCTTCGCCAACCTGGACGACTCCGGCCGCGCCCTGGCGCGCGAGCTGCTGGGTGAGCTGCGGGAGCGGGGCGTGACCCTGGTGATCGCCGCCCACGAGCCGGAACTGGCCCGGGCGATCGCGCCGCGTGCCCTGCGGCTGTCCGGCGGCGTGCTGGTGGAGGCATGA
- a CDS encoding heme exporter protein CcmB has protein sequence MRTALIIAAKDLRVAGRTRDTLLATAFFAGLVLLVLGLALGGAGGRTALQTAGVAAGAVWTALALAAAVGAQRAFAQEQEAGALEQLTLYPGPHGALYLGKLLGVLGPLLLVAAFTVPAGLLLFGAAETGRAVPWPALGLTTGLGVLGFAAATTFYGSITVSLRAREALLPALAFPILVPVVIASVKATSLLLSVGWTPEVSTWLSFLVAFDLGTVILATLLFGFTVEG, from the coding sequence GTGAGAACGGCCCTGATCATCGCCGCCAAGGATCTGCGGGTGGCGGGCCGCACGCGGGACACCCTGCTGGCCACCGCGTTCTTCGCCGGACTCGTGCTGCTGGTGCTGGGACTCGCGCTGGGCGGAGCCGGGGGGCGCACGGCCCTGCAGACAGCGGGCGTGGCGGCGGGCGCGGTCTGGACAGCCCTGGCCCTGGCGGCGGCCGTCGGGGCGCAGCGGGCCTTCGCCCAGGAACAGGAGGCGGGCGCGCTGGAACAACTCACGCTCTACCCCGGCCCACACGGCGCCCTGTACCTGGGCAAGCTGCTGGGCGTGCTGGGGCCGCTGCTGCTGGTCGCGGCCTTCACCGTGCCCGCCGGGCTGCTGCTGTTCGGCGCGGCCGAGACCGGGCGGGCGGTGCCCTGGCCGGCGCTGGGCCTGACCACTGGGCTGGGCGTGCTGGGCTTCGCCGCCGCCACCACCTTCTACGGCTCCATCACCGTCAGCCTGCGGGCCCGCGAGGCGCTGCTGCCCGCGCTGGCCTTCCCGATCCTGGTGCCGGTGGTGATCGCCAGCGTGAAGGCCACGTCCCTGCTGCTGTCCGTGGGCTGGACTCCGGAGGTTTCCACCTGGCTGAGCTTCCTGGTCGCCTTCGATCTGGGCACGGTCATCCTGGCGACCCTGCTGTTCGGCTTCACGGTCGAGGGCTGA
- the ccsA gene encoding cytochrome c biogenesis protein CcsA, translating to MKRDLITPLLGGATLIALVAAVILGLSAPLDVNQGSLVRLMFVHVPSAWLSYLAYGGTGLFGLLYLIRRERRWDRLALSSAEIGVLFTVATIVGGMLWAKPTWGTYWVWDARLTTTALSLVVYGAYLLIRTLIDDPERRARVSAVVGLVGTLYVPVNYMAVEWWRGVHQTQTLKLLGKVRFDAAPIYGWVLLVATLAFTLLYLYLLRVRAILAAREEAREELELNSELGAVSSGVGVARG from the coding sequence ATGAAACGAGACCTGATCACCCCACTGTTGGGCGGCGCAACCCTGATCGCGCTGGTCGCGGCTGTCATCCTGGGCCTGAGTGCGCCGCTGGACGTGAACCAGGGCTCGCTGGTGCGCCTGATGTTCGTGCACGTACCCTCGGCCTGGCTGAGCTACCTCGCCTACGGCGGTACCGGGCTGTTCGGCCTGCTGTACCTGATCCGCCGCGAGCGCCGCTGGGATCGGCTGGCCCTGAGCAGCGCCGAGATCGGCGTGCTGTTCACCGTGGCGACCATCGTGGGCGGGATGCTGTGGGCCAAGCCCACCTGGGGCACGTACTGGGTCTGGGACGCCCGCCTGACCACCACCGCCCTGAGCCTGGTCGTCTACGGCGCCTACCTGCTGATCCGCACGCTGATCGACGACCCCGAGCGCCGCGCCCGCGTCTCGGCGGTGGTGGGGCTGGTAGGCACGCTGTACGTGCCGGTGAACTACATGGCGGTCGAGTGGTGGCGCGGGGTGCACCAGACCCAGACGCTGAAGCTGCTGGGCAAGGTGCGCTTCGACGCGGCGCCCATCTACGGCTGGGTGCTGCTGGTCGCCACGCTGGCCTTCACGCTGCTGTACCTCTACCTGCTGCGGGTGCGCGCCATCCTGGCGGCCCGTGAGGAAGCGCGCGAGGAACTGGAACTGAATTCGGAGCTGGGCGCCGTGAGCAGCGGTGTGGGAGTCGCCCGTGGATAA
- the ccmD gene encoding heme exporter protein CcmD produces the protein MDKYATYVIVVYVVTFVVLVGYLGWMWWRLRALKDGQSGAPR, from the coding sequence GTGGATAAGTACGCGACCTACGTGATCGTGGTCTATGTGGTGACCTTTGTGGTGCTGGTGGGCTACCTGGGCTGGATGTGGTGGCGGCTGCGCGCCCTCAAGGACGGACAGTCGGGGGCACCCCGTTGA
- the ccmE gene encoding cytochrome c maturation protein CcmE, translating to MTTPSPSVPPPSALPQARRRRRSPLPVVLGVVALVGLTAFIALGNLNRSLEYFVTPTEYQQQRAELQDRPIRIGGLVRAVKYDPQSLDLNFTVTDGGASFPVQYSGAVSDLFKENQGVVVRGQFHEGTFKASELIVKHSEEYNVPKSQAELKDLLNRSE from the coding sequence TTGACGACCCCCTCTCCGTCTGTCCCGCCGCCCTCCGCGCTGCCGCAGGCCCGTCGGCGGCGCCGCAGCCCGCTGCCGGTGGTGCTGGGGGTCGTGGCGTTGGTGGGTCTCACCGCTTTCATCGCCCTGGGCAACCTGAACCGCAGCCTGGAGTATTTCGTCACGCCCACCGAGTACCAGCAGCAGAGGGCCGAGCTGCAGGATCGTCCGATCCGCATCGGCGGGCTGGTTCGGGCCGTGAAGTACGATCCGCAGTCGCTCGACCTGAACTTCACGGTCACCGACGGCGGGGCGAGTTTCCCGGTGCAGTACAGCGGCGCGGTCAGCGACCTGTTCAAGGAAAACCAGGGGGTCGTGGTGCGCGGCCAGTTCCACGAGGGCACCTTCAAGGCGTCCGAGCTGATCGTCAAGCACAGCGAGGAGTACAACGTCCCCAAATCTCAGGCCGAACTCAAAGACCTGCTCAACCGCTCGGAGTAA